In Gemmata obscuriglobus, a single genomic region encodes these proteins:
- a CDS encoding RNA ligase family protein — protein MVPECLLGTMLHYPKIPGSAAAPNDRCVAFEKLDGTNLHWCWERDFGWHAFGTRRDEFNLTPDGIAAFNLAHPGLEEAAPAFINTLAEPLDTLLREHPNYASFITVKVFTEFLGPNSFAGAHKPDDPKRLVLFDVWAEGYGFAVPKTFVTDFGHLPTPRVVYEGKLTGTFLEAVREGKYGLAEGVVCKGGPGGEDVWMVKVKTYEYLERLKKAFGTRWNEFWE, from the coding sequence GTGGTGCCAGAGTGTCTCCTGGGCACCATGTTGCACTACCCGAAAATTCCCGGCAGCGCAGCGGCCCCGAATGATCGGTGTGTCGCGTTCGAGAAACTCGACGGCACCAACCTGCATTGGTGCTGGGAACGCGACTTCGGCTGGCACGCCTTCGGCACACGTCGCGACGAGTTCAACCTGACACCCGACGGCATCGCCGCATTCAACCTCGCGCACCCGGGACTGGAAGAGGCCGCGCCGGCGTTCATCAACACACTCGCCGAACCGCTCGACACACTTTTGCGGGAGCACCCGAACTACGCCTCCTTTATCACAGTGAAGGTGTTCACCGAGTTTCTGGGGCCGAACTCGTTTGCAGGCGCACACAAGCCCGACGATCCGAAACGGCTCGTCCTGTTCGACGTTTGGGCGGAGGGATACGGGTTTGCTGTACCGAAGACATTCGTGACCGACTTCGGTCACCTGCCGACGCCTCGCGTCGTTTATGAGGGGAAGTTGACCGGCACGTTCCTCGAAGCGGTTCGTGAAGGGAAGTACGGTTTGGCGGAGGGCGTTGTGTGTAAGGGAGGGCCGGGCGGTGAGGACGTGTGGATGGTGAAGGTGAAGACCTATGAGTACCTTGAGCGCCTGAAGAAGGCATTCGGAACGAGATGGAACGAATTCTGGGAATGA
- a CDS encoding FoF1 ATP synthase subunit delta/epsilon — protein sequence MAEPTSRNLKVVVVTPEKAVLDDTADMVILPMIDGELGVQPGRSPLIGRLGAGELRLVTGSTTKRFFVEAGFVQVRLNVVTVLTASAKAAAAITAEMVTAAANEAAALPSSTAIERANKAKALDRAAGLKKVAGKTTSA from the coding sequence ATGGCCGAACCGACTTCGCGCAACCTCAAGGTGGTCGTCGTTACGCCCGAAAAGGCCGTACTCGACGACACCGCAGACATGGTCATCCTGCCGATGATCGACGGCGAGCTGGGCGTACAGCCGGGCCGCTCGCCGCTCATCGGCCGGCTCGGGGCGGGCGAGCTGCGTCTCGTCACCGGCTCCACAACGAAGCGTTTCTTCGTTGAGGCCGGTTTCGTCCAGGTGCGGTTGAACGTGGTCACCGTGCTGACCGCCAGTGCGAAGGCCGCAGCGGCGATCACCGCCGAAATGGTAACGGCCGCCGCGAACGAGGCCGCCGCACTGCCGAGTTCCACCGCGATCGAACGAGCGAACAAGGCGAAAGCCCTCGACCGCGCCGCCGGACTCAAGAAAGTGGCAGGCAAGACCACATCCGCCTGA
- the atpD gene encoding F0F1 ATP synthase subunit beta, giving the protein MVTTATNSKLGKIVQIIGSTFDVEFEEGHLPAIYNALTITTKSASGTEISLTGEVQQHLGGSRVRCVALGSTDGLVRGMDCTDTGAPVSVPVGLGTLGRVFNLLGQPIDGGGAVQTTEKRAIHREPPKFDELSPKSEVLVTGIKVIDLLTPLARGGKAGLFGGAGLGKTVILTELINRIAKVYKGYSVFAGVGERTREGNDLWLEMQETKTDASADAKSVLESCAMVFGQMNEPPGARLRVALSALTMAEWFRDVTGTETLLFVDNIFRFSQAGSEVSALLGRMPSAVGYQPTLATEMGELQERITTTKNGAITSVQAVYVPADDPTDPAPANTFQHLDAFIYLERSISEKGIYPAIDPLASNSRLLDPQFVGERHFAVADRVKRILQRYRELQDIIAILGVEELSEEDKKVVERARRIERFLSQPFYVAEPFTGKSGNFTTLEDTIRSFEELCDGKWDHIPESAFLYVGKIDEVGAAK; this is encoded by the coding sequence ATGGTCACCACCGCGACGAATAGCAAGCTCGGCAAGATTGTGCAGATCATCGGCTCCACGTTCGACGTGGAGTTCGAGGAAGGCCACCTGCCCGCGATCTACAACGCGCTGACGATCACCACGAAGTCCGCGAGCGGCACCGAGATCAGCCTCACCGGCGAGGTCCAGCAGCACCTCGGCGGCAGCCGCGTCCGCTGCGTCGCGCTGGGCAGCACCGACGGCCTCGTCCGCGGGATGGACTGCACCGATACCGGCGCTCCGGTGTCGGTGCCGGTGGGGCTGGGCACGCTGGGCCGCGTGTTCAACCTGCTCGGCCAACCGATTGATGGCGGCGGCGCGGTCCAAACTACCGAAAAGCGGGCCATCCACCGCGAGCCGCCGAAGTTTGACGAACTGTCCCCGAAGTCCGAGGTGCTCGTCACGGGAATCAAGGTCATCGACCTCCTCACCCCGCTGGCGCGTGGCGGTAAGGCCGGGCTGTTCGGCGGTGCCGGGCTGGGTAAGACGGTCATCCTCACCGAGCTGATCAACCGCATCGCGAAGGTCTATAAGGGCTACTCGGTGTTCGCGGGCGTCGGCGAGCGGACCCGCGAAGGTAACGACCTCTGGCTCGAAATGCAGGAAACGAAGACCGACGCCAGCGCGGACGCCAAGAGCGTTCTCGAGAGCTGTGCGATGGTGTTCGGTCAGATGAACGAGCCGCCCGGGGCCCGTCTGCGGGTCGCGCTGTCGGCCCTGACGATGGCCGAGTGGTTCCGCGACGTGACCGGGACGGAAACGCTGCTCTTCGTGGACAACATCTTCCGCTTCTCGCAAGCGGGCTCCGAAGTGTCCGCGCTCCTCGGCCGCATGCCGAGCGCCGTGGGTTACCAGCCGACGCTGGCCACCGAGATGGGTGAACTCCAGGAGCGCATCACCACGACCAAGAACGGGGCCATCACGTCGGTGCAAGCCGTGTACGTGCCGGCCGACGACCCCACCGACCCGGCCCCCGCGAACACGTTCCAGCACCTGGACGCGTTCATCTACCTCGAGCGGTCGATTTCGGAAAAGGGCATCTACCCGGCCATCGACCCGCTGGCCTCGAACAGCCGTCTGCTCGACCCGCAGTTCGTCGGCGAGCGGCACTTCGCGGTGGCGGACCGCGTGAAGCGGATCTTGCAGCGGTACCGCGAACTGCAGGACATCATCGCCATCCTCGGCGTCGAAGAACTGAGCGAAGAGGACAAGAAGGTTGTGGAGCGGGCGCGCCGCATCGAGCGGTTCCTGAGCCAGCCGTTCTACGTTGCGGAGCCGTTCACCGGGAAGTCCGGCAACTTCACCACCCTCGAAGACACGATCCGCAGCTTCGAGGAGCTGTGCGATGGCAAGTGGGACCACATCCCCGAGAGCGCGTTCCTCTACGTGGGCAAGATCGACGAAGTAGGCGCCGCGAAGTAA
- a CDS encoding DUF1569 domain-containing protein, with protein sequence MSSPKAIRRKVPFATLDEAVADAENLLAKGYVRAGNWDLAQVCFHLAEWLRYPIEGFPKPPLLMRPVFWLARSTIAPRMLQKTLAKGEMPPGAPTLKESVAPPGSDPSIAVAKLKEAVERFKAFPGPYRPSPLLGVLDRETGHKVQRLHCAHHLSFLIPQA encoded by the coding sequence ATGAGTTCCCCAAAAGCCATCCGCCGGAAGGTGCCCTTCGCGACCCTGGATGAAGCCGTCGCGGATGCCGAGAACTTGCTCGCAAAGGGGTACGTCAGGGCCGGGAACTGGGATTTGGCGCAGGTGTGTTTTCACTTGGCTGAGTGGCTCCGCTATCCGATCGAAGGGTTCCCGAAGCCGCCCCTGTTGATGCGCCCGGTGTTTTGGCTCGCCCGAAGCACAATCGCCCCGCGGATGTTACAGAAGACACTCGCCAAGGGTGAGATGCCACCCGGCGCCCCGACCCTGAAAGAATCGGTTGCCCCGCCCGGCAGCGACCCGAGTATTGCGGTGGCAAAATTGAAAGAGGCGGTCGAGCGGTTCAAGGCGTTCCCGGGTCCGTACCGCCCGTCGCCACTGTTGGGCGTGCTCGACCGTGAGACCGGACACAAGGTGCAACGCCTTCACTGCGCGCACCACCTGAGTTTTTTGATTCCACAAGCGTAG
- the atpG gene encoding ATP synthase F1 subunit gamma, with translation MANLRVLVKRRKAVRNIRKITKTMELIATARFKKALDRATEAEAYTRKIAELAADLSKNAGDVTHPLLATRPVKKTVVLVITANRGLCGGYNGSVLREALPLTRQLTASNAPFDLEVSGKRGIAFFKFQGVPRTREYTNFEDKPSFAEVDAVASRYVDLFISGQIDEVKVVYTRFVSAAKQQAVVETLLPLSSVGVETRKSAPAATENAAGGTDAKVEYEFIPNAAEILEELVPAALKVRLFKMFLDAAVSEQIARRIAMKAATENAGDLIKDITRLYNRTRQANITKEISELIAGSEALK, from the coding sequence ATGGCAAACCTTCGTGTACTCGTGAAGCGCCGCAAGGCCGTGCGGAACATCCGCAAGATCACGAAGACGATGGAACTGATCGCGACCGCCCGCTTCAAGAAGGCGCTCGACCGCGCCACCGAGGCGGAAGCGTACACCCGCAAGATCGCGGAGCTGGCCGCCGACCTCAGCAAGAACGCGGGCGACGTGACGCACCCGCTGCTCGCCACCCGGCCTGTCAAGAAGACGGTGGTGCTGGTCATTACCGCCAACCGCGGGCTGTGCGGCGGGTACAACGGCAGTGTGCTCCGCGAGGCGCTGCCACTCACACGCCAACTGACCGCGAGCAACGCCCCGTTCGACCTCGAGGTCTCGGGCAAGCGCGGCATCGCGTTCTTCAAGTTCCAGGGCGTGCCGCGGACCCGAGAGTACACCAACTTCGAGGACAAGCCGAGCTTCGCTGAGGTGGATGCGGTCGCCAGCCGGTACGTCGACCTCTTCATCTCGGGCCAGATCGACGAGGTGAAGGTCGTTTACACCCGGTTCGTCAGCGCCGCGAAGCAGCAAGCCGTTGTTGAGACACTGCTGCCGCTGTCGTCGGTCGGTGTCGAGACGCGGAAGAGCGCTCCGGCCGCGACCGAAAACGCGGCCGGCGGGACCGACGCGAAGGTCGAATACGAGTTCATCCCGAACGCCGCCGAGATCCTCGAAGAACTGGTTCCGGCCGCCCTGAAAGTGCGCCTGTTCAAGATGTTCCTCGACGCCGCGGTGAGCGAGCAGATCGCCCGCCGGATCGCGATGAAGGCCGCGACCGAGAACGCCGGCGACCTCATCAAGGACATCACGCGGCTGTACAACCGCACGCGCCAGGCGAACATCACGAAGGAAATCTCGGAGCTGATCGCCGGCTCCGAAGCGCTAAAGTGA
- the atpA gene encoding F0F1 ATP synthase subunit alpha, producing MATKINASEIISVLKNSISTFDRKVETRAVGQVLEVGDGIARCYGLSEVMAGELVDFPQAGVKGLAFNLEESSVAVIILGDYLKVTEGMEVRTTGELLSVPVGEGLIGRVVDPLGNPLDGKGPIQTTKRRLVESPAPGIVDRQPVKQPLQTGIKAIDAMTPVGRGQRELIIGDRKTGKTAIALDTIINQKEESVVCVYVACGQMESKVAGVVEILRKTGAMDYTIVVVASAADAAPLQYLAPYAGTAMAEYFMYEQGKDTLCVYDDLSKQAAAYRQLSLLVRRPPGREAYPGDVFYCHSRLLERSAKLAEKYVILDASTEDKDAAAHWGINKAGKPTERRGPGDTGMVYVGPGDRGGLEQAKHDLKNFPGAKIAKIAGSGGSLTALPIIETLEGEVSAYIPTNVISITDGQIYLQPDLKNAGVLPAVDVGISVSRVGGNAQIGAMKHKTVAGGLKLALAQFRELEAFAQLGTDLDKDTQARLDRGYRMVEILKQGQYKPMNVIDQIMIIYAANTGALDKVDRRKVKDWEDQFLKFMKEQKPESRALLAKEKKMSDDVVKALNEAIAAFQPQFKA from the coding sequence ATGGCAACTAAAATCAACGCCAGCGAAATCATCAGCGTCCTGAAGAACTCGATCTCCACCTTCGACCGGAAGGTGGAGACCCGGGCCGTCGGGCAGGTGCTTGAAGTCGGCGACGGCATCGCGCGCTGCTACGGCCTGTCCGAGGTGATGGCCGGCGAGCTGGTGGACTTCCCGCAGGCCGGGGTGAAAGGGCTCGCGTTCAACCTCGAAGAGAGCTCGGTCGCGGTCATCATCCTCGGCGACTACCTGAAGGTCACCGAGGGGATGGAGGTCCGCACCACCGGCGAGCTGCTGTCGGTGCCGGTCGGCGAGGGCCTCATCGGCCGCGTCGTGGACCCGCTCGGCAACCCGCTCGACGGCAAGGGGCCGATCCAAACCACGAAGCGCCGGCTCGTTGAGTCGCCCGCCCCCGGGATCGTCGACCGCCAGCCGGTGAAGCAGCCGCTCCAGACCGGGATCAAGGCCATCGACGCCATGACCCCGGTGGGCCGCGGGCAGCGCGAGTTGATCATCGGCGACCGCAAGACCGGTAAGACCGCGATCGCGCTCGACACCATCATCAACCAGAAGGAAGAAAGCGTCGTCTGCGTGTACGTCGCGTGCGGGCAGATGGAGTCGAAGGTCGCCGGCGTCGTCGAGATCCTGCGCAAGACCGGCGCGATGGATTACACCATCGTCGTGGTCGCCAGCGCCGCCGACGCCGCCCCGCTCCAGTACCTCGCGCCGTACGCGGGCACCGCGATGGCCGAGTACTTCATGTACGAGCAGGGCAAGGACACGCTTTGCGTGTACGACGACCTCTCGAAGCAGGCCGCCGCGTACCGCCAGCTCTCGCTGCTGGTGCGTCGCCCTCCGGGCCGCGAGGCGTACCCGGGCGACGTGTTCTACTGCCACTCCCGGTTGCTCGAGCGGTCCGCAAAGCTGGCCGAGAAGTACGTCATCCTCGACGCCTCGACCGAGGACAAGGACGCCGCGGCCCATTGGGGCATCAACAAGGCCGGCAAGCCGACCGAGCGGCGCGGCCCCGGCGACACCGGTATGGTGTACGTCGGCCCGGGCGACCGCGGCGGGCTGGAGCAGGCCAAGCACGACCTCAAGAACTTCCCCGGCGCGAAGATCGCGAAGATCGCCGGCAGCGGCGGCTCGCTCACGGCGCTCCCGATCATCGAGACGCTCGAAGGCGAAGTGTCCGCGTACATCCCGACCAACGTGATCTCGATCACCGACGGTCAGATCTACCTCCAGCCGGACCTCAAGAACGCCGGCGTGCTCCCGGCCGTGGACGTCGGCATCTCGGTGTCGCGCGTCGGCGGTAACGCCCAGATCGGTGCGATGAAGCACAAGACGGTCGCGGGCGGGTTGAAGCTGGCGCTGGCCCAGTTCCGCGAGTTGGAGGCGTTCGCCCAGCTCGGTACGGACCTCGACAAGGACACTCAGGCCCGCCTCGACCGCGGCTACCGCATGGTCGAGATTCTGAAGCAGGGGCAGTACAAGCCGATGAACGTGATCGACCAGATCATGATCATCTACGCCGCCAACACCGGTGCCCTGGACAAGGTCGACCGCCGCAAGGTGAAGGACTGGGAAGACCAGTTCCTGAAGTTCATGAAGGAGCAGAAGCCGGAGAGCCGGGCCCTGCTCGCCAAAGAGAAGAAGATGAGCGACGACGTGGTTAAGGCGCTCAACGAGGCGATCGCGGCCTTCCAGCCGCAGTTCAAAGCCTAA